In the genome of Flavobacterium panacagri, one region contains:
- a CDS encoding glycosyltransferase family 2 protein, with product MKITVIIPTYERPDFLRETLESVWAQTVLPDEIVIGDDSKSDVTAELVANELSKISPVPIKYYHHKPSLLEVKNVDFQYRHATGDLVLHLHDDDPIYPNCIEDLRRPFLEHPEIIASFGKQRIINEDGTYIENPELVNDDYFRTPDREGIVDGFIAGAVTMFPNNSFLVRRDAVVSIGYSDKGRAGKATDFYFGLQLGKLGKPFYFVNKFTAKCRIVKESQSRTATSDNAYRMIKILFEDCSKDQLQIPEIEKSIRNNIPMAITVAARVKDKKNAFKWLFSKYYRNKLIGPRGIKRIILAVNPF from the coding sequence ATGAAAATAACAGTTATTATACCAACCTATGAACGGCCTGATTTTTTAAGAGAAACCCTAGAGTCTGTTTGGGCTCAAACAGTTTTACCAGATGAAATTGTTATTGGTGATGATTCAAAGAGTGATGTAACAGCCGAACTTGTGGCTAATGAACTTAGTAAAATTAGTCCAGTGCCTATCAAATACTATCATCACAAACCATCATTGTTAGAAGTGAAAAATGTTGATTTTCAATACAGACATGCTACAGGTGATTTGGTTTTGCATTTACATGATGACGATCCGATTTATCCAAATTGTATTGAAGATTTAAGAAGACCTTTTTTAGAACATCCTGAAATAATTGCAAGTTTTGGCAAACAAAGAATCATTAACGAAGACGGAACTTATATAGAAAATCCAGAATTAGTTAATGACGATTATTTTAGAACTCCAGACAGAGAAGGAATCGTTGATGGATTTATTGCAGGTGCTGTAACAATGTTTCCAAACAACTCGTTTCTTGTACGTAGAGATGCAGTAGTTTCAATAGGGTATTCGGATAAAGGTAGAGCTGGAAAGGCGACTGATTTCTATTTCGGCCTTCAATTAGGAAAACTTGGAAAACCATTTTATTTCGTAAACAAATTTACTGCTAAGTGCCGTATTGTAAAAGAATCACAATCTAGAACAGCGACTTCGGACAATGCCTATAGAATGATCAAAATTTTATTTGAAGACTGTAGTAAAGATCAATTGCAGATTCCTGAAATTGAAAAATCTATCCGCAATAATATCCCAATGGCCATAACTGTTGCCGCAAGGGTAAAAGATAAAAAGAACGCTTTTAAATGGCTTTTCTCTAAATATTACAGAAACAAATTAATAGGGCCAAGAGGTATCAAAAGAATTATTC